The following coding sequences are from one Amphiprion ocellaris isolate individual 3 ecotype Okinawa chromosome 19, ASM2253959v1, whole genome shotgun sequence window:
- the LOC111576157 gene encoding uncharacterized protein LOC111576157, with amino-acid sequence MMKVSGRILICCAALILDLISASAVPRLNSIDDLKKVNFGQSVPTRGLVLLHWFANTVDIDNNNVIRLPFDPDSGDYGSHHYGNYERMLDPLPRGNIRYRYFTVGNIFQETDLELPPHVVHYQSGNEERNRNRIIMRVREQNVGSTIDQVYITQHYETSDHQGTRYDPDQTYRVTVNLLRQIREFPLEGNRMNTLTDLRNRFGSNADDSRLRSLSNTMGSLACLGLLLFIVIEEKHSAAQRNNRPKPAARRNTDVVVNIPETTHFIGFQGVVQSNGITLKVTTGTNGKARIVWGNVPRHLLNEGVMVALYKNNEDENAMISKCIGTGSGSHDTSVPLNEGLQVRLHERKTLYCFWSRKGEEKCRGLEFKNPMPVDIADYNAKLQLFVKDGKACARLYMKKSFREWGTEFKKSWVGFYSSAQTATSDYEWWQWQWATKFQPNPDFEDFSYDIYEYRSGMTAAPGVQARFILQGEVVKARTPIWGE; translated from the coding sequence ATGATGAAGGTCTCAGGAAGAATCCTGATTTGCTGTGCAGCTCTGATCCTCGACCTGATATCTGCATCTGCTGTACCAAGACTCAACTCCATCGATGACCTGAAGAAAGTCAACTTTGGCCAGTCTGTGCCCACTCGAGGTCTCGTGCTGCTCCACTGGTTTGCCAACACAGTGGACATTGACAACAACAACGTCATACGGCTGCCATTTGACCCAGACAGCGGCGATTATGGCTCACATCACTATGGCAACTATGAGAGGATGCTGGACCCACTACCTCGAGGAAACATCAGATACCGATACTTCACCGTCGGCAACATCTTCCAGGAGACAGACTTGGAACTTCCACCTCACGTTGTCCACTACCAGTCGGGGAACGAAGAAAGAAACAGGAACCGGATCATCATGAGGGTCAGGGAGCAGAACGTGGGAAGTACGATAGACCAGGTCTACATCACCCAGCATTATGAGACATCGGACCATCAGGGGACACGGTACGATCCGGATCAGACGTACCGCGTTACCGTGAACCTTTTAAGACAGATCAGAGAGTTTCCTCTGGAAGGAAATCGAATGAACACACTGACAGATCTCAGAAACCGCTTTGGAAGCAACGCCGATGATTCCCGACTAAGGAGCCTCAGCAACACGATGGGTTCCCTCGCTTGTCTCGGACTGTTGTTGTTTATCGTGATCGAGGAAAAGCACTCCGCTGCCCAGCGTAACAACAGACCTAAGCCTGCAGCGAGAAGGAACACCGATGTGGTTGTCAACATCCCAGAAACCACACATTTTATAGGATTTCAAGGAGTGGTTCAAAGTAATGGAATAACACTGAAGGTGACGACAGGTACAAATGGAAAAGCCAGAATTGTTTGGGGCAACGTCCCTCGACATCTTTTAAATGAAGGTGTGATGGTAGCGCTTTACAAGAATAATGAAGACGAGAATGCTATGATCTCTAAGTGTATCGGGACTGGATCAGGCAGCCATGACACGTCTGTCCCTCTGAACGAAGGTCTCCAGGTCCGACTGCACGAGAGGAAGACCTTATACTGCTTCTGGTCACGGAAGGGAGAAGAGAAATGCAGAGGTCTTGAGTTCAAGAATCCCATGCCAGTCGATATAGCAGACTACAACGCAAAACTACAACTGTTTGTCAAAGACGGGAAGGCTTGTGCTCGCTTATACATGAAGAAGTCCTTCAGGGAGTGGGGGACGGAGTTTAAAAAGTCTTGGGTTGGGTTCTACAGCTCTGCACAAACAGCCACGAGCGACTACGAGTGGTGGCAATGGCAGTGGGCAACAAAATTCCAGCCAAACCCGGACTTTGAGGACTTCTCTTATGATATCTACGAGTATCGCTCAGGTATGACAGCTGCTCCAGGTGTCCAAGCACGATTCATACTCCAGGGGGAGGTGGTGAAAGCTCGCACTCCGATCTGGGGGGAGTGA
- the LOC111576158 gene encoding uncharacterized protein LOC111576158 gives MMKVSGRILISCSALILVLTSVSAIEILDSIDDLKRINFGRSVPTHSLVLLHWFANTVTIDGYNMISLNFDPDNGDYGSHHYSNYEGLLPPGNTRYYTIGNIYQERGLELPHHVVYPRSEYVGRNRARIIVRVRNQRRQGLQIIDEVYITQHYEDNRGPDYDPHHTYLITTNLLRQIRQFSMNGDQQLLVSLRNRFGSNADDSRLRLIRNTWGSLACLGLLLFIVVQSGTTSDRNNNLGKDCVLFILLLVFIAFIILFSSANKQHA, from the coding sequence ATGATGAAGGTCTCAGGAAGAATCCTGATCAGCTGTTCAGCTCTGATCCTCGTCCTGACGTCTGTATCTGCTATAGAAATACTCGACTCCATCGATGACCTGAAGAGAATCAACTTTGGCAGGTCTGTTCCCACTCACAGTCTTGTGCTGCTCCACTGGTTTGCCAACACAGTGACCATCGACGGCTACAACATGATAAGCCTGAATTTTGACCCAGACAATGGTGACTATGGCTCACATCATTACAGCAACTATGAAGGGCTGCTGCCTCCAGGAAACACCAGATACTACACCATCGGTAACATCTATCAGGAGAGAGGCTTGGAACTTCCACATCATGTTGTCTACCCTCGGTCCGAGTATGTAGGAAGAAACAGAGCTCGGATCATCGTCAGAGTCAGGAATCAGAGAAGACAGGGTTTACAGATAATAGATGAAGTCTACATCACCCAGCATTACGAGGATAATCGGGGGCCAGATTATGATCCACATCACACATATCTGATCACCACCAACCTCTTAAGACAGATTAGACAGTTTTCCATGAATGGAGACCAGCAGTTACTGGTGAGTCTCAGAAACCGCTTTGGGAGCAACGCTGATGATTCCAGGTTAAGGCTCATCAGAAACACATGGGGTTCCCTCGCTTGTCTCGGACTGTTGTTGTTTATCGTTGTCCAGTCAGGGACAACAAGTGACAGAAACAATAATTTGGGCAAAGATTGTGTATTATTCATTCTTCTGTTAGTCTTCATTGCTTTCATTATTCTATTCAGTAGCGCAAATAAACAACACGCATGA